The Paramormyrops kingsleyae isolate MSU_618 chromosome 23, PKINGS_0.4, whole genome shotgun sequence sequence tttgtgttcAAAACGTCAGTCATAACAtgaaactgtataaatataaatctgtcaatcaaaaatctaaactCTGTATATTTGAAGTGCAAAAATGACGTGAATATATAGGGTAACCACAATAACTTGCTTTAGTATCAGATGTAATGAATCCATCAAaaggtgattttaatttttaaaactacATTTAAGACACAGAAAAGCAATACTCATTACTAATATGGGTAACAGCCTATCAGGATCATgaatattattatgatttatttttgaATAATACACGCAAGATACAGTATATATCGCATCGCGGGCCGTTGCCATGGATACAGTTGCGGGATTCGAACCTGAACTGTAGAAAAGAGCACTGTGAAAACCTTCACCGGAGCAGACATTGAGAGAAACTGAGAAAAAACGACACTTCAGCGAAATACCATCTACAAGAAGAATATATACAGATCAGTGAGGTTGAGCGGGATTCCCTGCGATCACGAAAAGGTACAGTGATCATCTCTGAAAGCGCCGCGCTTCGCTGGGTTCAGCTCTACAAAGTGGGGCGCGTTTGGTTCCTACCGCCTGCCTGGTGCCCGTATTCGTTATTTTGCTCTTTttaagaatttttaaaaatcagtgtaaAGAGTAAAGTGTTTAAAGGTTTTATTAAAGAGAAATTAGATCTTTTCATCCAAATCGAGTGTTTAATTCAAAAATTACTCAGTCAAATACTCCGTTTCGTCAAAGTTTTCATAAGTCATTTTTTTACTTCAAGACcatcagaaaaaagaaaactaaacaTTCTTTCACAACAAGCTCCTTGCAGCTAAAGTAAGCTTTCAACAATGTGTTCTTTATGTCGTGTCATAATATTCATCTGAAGGTTGAGCTTAATTAGCGCGAAATTCGAGGTTTACTACGTATATTGCTACGCCATAGTATTACGCTTAGTCAGCGCGGGAAAAACCCCCCAAAATATTTGTCTCCaatttaaatacaaacattttGTAATAGGGGATGTTAGCCAGTTAGCTGCACCACGTGACTCACCTGCTTTACAACCCAAGCCGGCATTAGAACACAGGTCGGCTAACACCTTGTCAGTGCGCCCCCTAGCGGAGTTACCCCACTGCCTCCGCGCTGCTCCGCAGGGATGGCGAGGTGCGCGCACTTCAGGCGCCAGCACCTCATTCAGCAGGAGGCACAAGATCCATCCAGGCAAGACTGCAGCGGCCCGGAGCAGCAGGAGGAATCCATCGTCATGGAGCAGCAGGAAATGGCTGCTTTCTTCACACTGCTAGGTGGGTTAGATTAGTTCCAGCGTGAGGAAGAGCtttaaatgatcttttaaatctgcttttatgtaatgaaaatataacatcaaaataaaatgcatttcattacaagtacagtatatgtgcctGCTTTATGTATACTGGATGAATTCAAATATTGAAAAAATTATTTCATGATGCCCTCAGATGATGATCTGATCCAGGATTTCCTCTGCATGGACTCCTGCTATAAGATGACTGACAAGGTAACTTTAATGCATTGGTTTTGCTACATTAATCACTGTAAGCAAAGCAGAGACGACTTTTTCCATCCCTTTGCTCTTCATCTCAGTACCTGCTGGCGATGACGTTCATCTACTTCAGGAGAGCTCACTTCACTCCTAGTGAGCAGACGAGGATGAACTTCTTCATCGCCCTGTAAGTGACGGCATGCTATGGTGGGCAATATAgatgaatgttaaaataataagaaaaacaatttcCTCCATCAGCATGAGGATAAGTCTTGGATGAAACTGTTGGAGGTCAGCCAGCCAATGGATCTTGGAATAGTGaattcttcctctccccagCTATCTTGCTAACAtgatggaggaggaagagatgggAACCAGGTTTGAGATATTCCCCTGGGCCTTGGGTGAAACCTGGACAAGTCAGTTTCCCACCTTCCTGAAGAAGAAGGACCAGCTCTGGGCACGGATGGAGTACAGGACTGCTGTCAGCTCCCGCTGCTGTGAGGAGGTACAGTATGTTGCCTGATCTTTAATACAAGTAAATGACATTAATCTTCAGCCACCATGAGGCTTGAAATGTCTCAGAGCAGAGGGAAGGGTTTCTCATCATTAATGACCTTTTCTGTCTTACTGTAACTTAAGCTAAGCTAAGGGCTGTTTGCTCACTGTTGTCTTTGGGGGCAGATACCAAATGACTGTTATCATAAGTGGTGTTTGTTGCTGGTGTCGCAGTGAGTCACGTTCTGCCATCTGATCCATGTATGTCCGTTTCCCCATGCAGGTGATGGCCATCGTACCCTCCCACTCTCTGTGGAAGCGGGAGCGCCCCGAACATCACAGCGGGGCTCAGCGGCACTACGACAGAGAGGGCCTTCAGCGGCCCCGGGGCCCATCTGCTGCACCCATCGCCTGCACGCTCTGCGACAGGAGGACCATCCAGACCCAGGAACCTTGTGCTTCTGAGCACGCAGGGAGCCCAGAGTGTAAGTATGACCTCTAAATGCCAGTTTTTCTGTAGTGCATAGCCTGTCAGTTTTTATGCACTGCAACTTGatccagttattttcttttAGATTTACATTAGTCTTCCCAGAATTGTTGTCACTGAGCACTTTTCTTAAAAAGTTAAATTTTACGTTCATTGTACATTTTGCAATCCATCTATTGGTTCATTGAGATTTTCCCCAGTTCCTTGTTCGCTGTCTTGTGTGGACCTCTCAGCCATTAATGAGCCtattacattttactgaaaCATAGAGAGCAGAGCTACAGGTCAAAGTCTTAGCTCAGTCTAGCAGGCCTAGAGACACTTAGCATCAGTATTTACTGTTGTCTGCTACGTTTTTCAGCCAGCGCACAAGGCGGAGAAGCAGAAGAGGATGGAGCCCTGGTCCGGATCAATGAAGAGTAGGTTCTTCTTGGGTAGaatgaaaacctgcacacacagcctAATCGTGTGCTTTAATTCATTACTCCTACAGATGTGCTGTACTGAGTATTTCAGGTATTTCGTGGTTCTTCATCCCTGCATCACATGTATTCTATTCCAGCACATTAACTGTAAATCACAAGACCTTGTTTGGAAATGATGGTCTTTGGCGCCAATTATGGTAACATCAAGACATCTGTGCAATTAAGAGCAGAAACTTCTAGCTATTAATGGTGATCCTTCTCTCTCTCAGAAGAAGAGGCTCAAAGAGAACACGGGATGGACAGCTGAAGGACCACAGTTGCTGCCCAGATCCACTGGAAGGTCCAAGTCATCCTGACCCTAGAGGAAGGCCGCAGGACCTTGGATTTCCCTCTGGGGGTAAGATGTCatattaaattttatattaagtGGTTAAAATGGGTGGATGAAATTGACTGAAGGTGCAGGTTGCAAAAACGACAGGAAGTTAAATGTACAGATGAAATGTATGCTAACGGTTGCCTTCCTGTATGTGCTAATGCCGGACGGTCCACCCTTTTGGTCTTGCAGCACACGTTGGAGCCCTCGTTCCAGGTTGGATCATCGTGCAGCCGGGATTTTATATGATACAGGTGAGGCACAAAAGTACAACGTTTTCAGTAAGAGTTTGATACTTATTAATGTGCGATACAAAAAATGGATAGTTTCACTTATTGCCCAGGAAACCTCATTTGtaaataatgatatttttttgcaGCACGCTGTGTAACAGGTGTCATGTTTTCGGGTTTCTCTGTGAGTGTCCTGGTTTCTGTTTTGCAGCCCCATTTCTGGATCCCTGCTTCCTGGCCTGGGCTTCCAGCTCCTCAACCGTGAGTATGCTTCTGTGTATgagaaccttaacccctaccaagCCCAGATCTTTagcataattttatttttttaaattaaagttaCAGTGTAAAGATATTCAGTCTCAGTGTGGCCACTCTGATCTCACCCaccctagttttttttttttagcttttttaattgtagtcatagatttttataaaattgagtccTCTCCCAGGTGGGGAGGTGCACTTCGTGTTGGGCAGtgtcgggggggaggggcagtgtgCCGGGACGCTGCGGAGGGCGGCAATCCATCCTGCCAGGGGGTGGGCTTGGGGGGCTGGGGCCCCTTTGGCGTGTGGGGGCCctccgccggggggggggcggtgggctCCCGGTTGATGGGGCCCTTTGGCCCTGGACCCGCTTgccttttttttaatatatttaatcacGGTACCAGGGTGGCTGAGCTCAGAGTGGCCACACTGGGATTGAATATATTTACACTTAcactaaatttaaaataaagttgtcctccgaagagggggggtggtggtgggcaaaaaaaataaaaaccagcttttttcccccaagtagTTCTACTATTGAacagtctggcccctcccaggCTAAGACTGGATTTTCTCTGTTTGCCGGTGGGTCTGGGGTTTtcccgtccttggctgctagTTGTGGTCCCATCAGGCATGGTGGGGCGGGACTCTTCCGGTCTgcgccttgggggggggggggttccctgtgccaggctgcctgtggcgcccctgagCACCCCGGTTGGCCGCccccggctgtgcggggtcggggatggggactaatcgggacCAGTCGTGGTTCTGGTtccggtgcggggggggggtccactcctggcacgcccttattgctcccctgggcccgacaccacatttcacacagcactagggccttgaggggcagtggggaggtgcgctgagacactgcccctcaatttctacttgcatgttagacaccacatgacattagcgctgaggaggtgggttgaggcaggtgtggctctgccgtctgccagcggggggggggggagtgcccGTGCCGCAACTGCTCGCCCGTTTTTTGCACTTTAGTCTTATACACAGTCCATACTACATTAGAGcctgggggtgcggggagggggatgaggagctctgccatctgccagtggtggggccctcgtacccgaactgcacccactaatttgaATGCATCgtagacataaacacataactctgtcacacacatacatacacactttaCACTAACATGGGACGGGGAAgcgatgggggctgaggggccccccctaactctctgtctctggccctgcgcgGGTGGGGGTCCAACGCCAGCGGGGGTGGAGGCTCCCGGTTGATGGGGCCTTTTGGCCCCGGACCcgcttgcctttttttttttttttttttttttttatatataatcatGGTACCAGGGTGGCTGAGCTCAGAGTGGCCACACTGGGATTGAATATCTTTACACTTACActcaatttaaaataaagttgtcctccgaagagggggggtggtggcgggcaaaaaacaaataataaacagcttttttcccccaagtagTTCTACTATTGAacagtctggcccctcccaggCTAAGACTGGATTTTCTAAATGAGATAACATTCCCTCTCTCTGCACTGGAATCATAACTGCAATAAATCTGTAACTAACAAAAAATCATTGCTGCACATTCACCACTTTACCAAAAATCCATTATACCACATTCAGTGGTTACCCAAAACCCATTACTGTACAACACtcgctatatatatatttcattgtattttttctgtctATGTATTATGTCTCAGCACATTATGTTTAAACTCAGATTGAAAGGGTTTAAATGTCTTTCATATTCAATTTACCTCTGCTTTCTTGCACTTTAACAAAATCACCATTTCATCTCTGCATATAACCCATGAATCATACATCTGAAGATGAAAAACTCTCCCAGATTTCCCAGATTATCCAATTGGCAAAACAAAAAGTCTTTATCTGAATGAGAATAACTTCAGGCTGAAAGATACAGATTGGAGAAATGGCTGTGTTGTAATAGTGCAAGCCGATGTGCAGAATATATAGAgcagttttctttgttttagtttctgtgtatgtacaatatttaataaacaacataaaatgtttaattcataCAGATTATTTCACTGCACTGATCACTTAAAGTCGCTGCTGTTCTGCCATACAATTGTGCAATAttgtacattatttttttacttcagaGGTTTTATAttagttcattttatttttacccaGTTTAGATATTTTATTCTAGTATTGTATTTTTATCTATTTGTTATTTAGACCTGAGAAACTGTGTTTCGTTCTTATCATGTCAAGTGCTTTGAATgggaataaaagctgattctgatgtATATATTCTTCTCCTGTATTATTCACATCCATTTCGTCTGGCTTACTGAGGTCAGACTCACATCCCTCCAATGCTGCAGCCAAATTTGGCTGAAAACACTGTCTAGATAGATGTGCAATGAGGTAGAGGCTGGCTCTCCTGAGGTTATGCAGGGTCGTTTCTCTACTATATTCAGACAAATCCATTCTGCAAATAAGACACTTGTGATTTTCCTGggggaaaatatgaaaaaaactATACTTACAAAGAAATTTGAAAGTGCATAACCACATAGTGTGCTGTTGATCATATATTTGATTGGCAGTAGGGGTTATCCCACTCCAAGGGTGTCAAAGCCATACTTTCCATCACTGGCAAAATGCCCAACACCTAACAGGCCATGACAGAGGATCATTTCCACAGCTATTGAGACAGGCCTGCCTTTAATCACGACCAATAAAAAAGCCCCCTCATGGAGGGGCGGGATTCCGAACTCACTCATTTTCCTCATATTCCTGTGGGTAGTGGCCGGATCTTCCAGAGGCTCATGCACTCATTGGTGAGGGCAGTAGCTCATCTCTGCAAATCCAGTAGAGCCTGGGTACAGGGAACAGTGACCAGGGGCTAGATAACACAGCCTGGAGCAGCCCAACCAACATGGTGACAGGGAGGGTTGCATTAACAGGCCCTGTGAATGCCAGCAGAGTCCTACCTCATCGATCCTTCCCTGGCTATAGGGCAGGTCTAACATAATCAGGAAAACAGTGTCCTCCTCATCACTGATGATGATGCCCTCCTGCTCTCTTGAATACATGCATTTAGGcagcaaaaacacatttaaacattagtagacagtaacaataaataatacaggACAATCAACAGTGGAAGAAAATTCTTTGAGCGAGAACCATTTCTGCTCCCCATGTGAGCCATGCTCACATGAACTTGGGCCAGCTTCCACATCGTCGTGTGGATCTGTCCTGATAGATTAATACTGTAGATACAGAAGAGGCACGATGAAGAGAATACAGTGCAAGGTTAGTACTAACCAGAAAGAACTAGTTAATTAACTAGCTAAATATGCAAGAGGTCTCCACTCAGTGAAGTTGTGAACAACTCTGGCAGTTCCCTGggtacatttcccaaaagctctCATCAGCAACTTACACAGTTGGAATCATGCAACTGAATGAGTCCAACCTGTCACGACATGCAAGCAAGGCACGACCCAAAGGCAGGTTACAGTCTGAATTCCCTGAGATGGGGTGTTGATTGAAGTACACAAGGCAGGTGCACAGCTGTGGACATACCTCCTCATCGTGGCCAGCATGACCAAAGACTTTCATAAGGCATTTCTCCAGTCAGAAACTATAGAAATGATCCCTGAAAGTATAGTCTTAAGATAGCAGTTTAATGCTCGCAGACTCTTCTGAAGACGGAAGCAGTTTCATCCACGGTGTCTCTGGTCTTCAAGAACGTTAGCTGGCTTCACCTTCCTTTGTATATATTGCTGGATggccccactgagccactcttGAAAGTTGAGATATACTGTACTTAAAGAAACTGCATTAAACGGATTTTATGTAAAGTGGCttgcatttttattaccttCAGAAAGACATATGAAATACCACATTCTATAAGACTTACTACAAGAAGGttatcatttaaatgaaaatattctgTAGAAAAAAAGGACACCTTTATTAATAAGGAAGGATGGTACTTTATTTCAGTCATGGCATCTGCCCATCTCAAAACCTCCCCCTATGGGAGCCTTAGTGGTTCACCTATGCAGCTCCAAGGGTCCAGTACACAACAGCAAATCCCACCCAGATCCATTCCTCTAGCTGTATGAGATGGGAGATTACAGGGTTCAGCGAGAATTGTAGTGCCAGTAAGACTATACATACAGACAAGACCTCAAAACTTTCACTTATATTGACCAGTTTAATTGTCCAAAAATGTATGCTACAACACATGCCGTAAGCAAGAAATATGAGAAATCTTTTCTATCACATCCATTCTTACAAAAGTAGGACAACACCACAATGAGTAACTGAGTAAAGGAGATCTCCCCAGGAATAATCACAATCACATGCAAGCAATATTAAATCACTGTCAAATATCTTATATGTGCACCCTTCCCCATATGGGCATACAGGTACAAAATGGCAGGTAAATTTCTGCCCCATCTTAATGTGCACCCTCACCATAAGCCTGGATAAGTTCAATTTACTTAAAAAAACTGAGGAAACAGGTCTCcttaaaaaaagttaatttaacTTAAAACTTAACAAGTTGCTTCAACTCTTCAATCTTTTGTAAAAGCTTTTTTCAAGACGAGGGCAGAATACTCTTGGTCGTCTCTCTCTTTGCTCCTTTTCCATCTGTCCCACTCTTGCAAGAGCCCAAGCACATGCCCTGCAGCTCATGATTGCAAGGACACTCTGCTTCCTTTGAACTCATTTTTGACtcattgtaatgaaaataattcTTTTCTAATCAATATTTTAGCCAAAATAATTTGCTTAGTAGGTGTGTTGATAAGCTAGATGTCACTTGACCCCTACCTAATGGTAATTGAATGGTAATGGAAATTAAACAGGCATGTCCCAAAAGATGATAAGACAAAGTACAAGGGGTAcaattggggggaaaaaatctatgttttatttagatttgaatGAAAAAAATGGCATGTCCAAAATTATTAATGCCCTTCTCAATAGTCAATGAAAAAGCCTTTTTTGGATTTTACAGCATAAGgacataagaaatttaaaaatgagaggaggccatcaagcttgtttggagagaacttaactaatagctcagagttgttaaaatcttatctagctctgatttaaaggaacccagggttttagcttccactacactagcaggaagactattccatactctaactacacgctgtgtaaagaagtgcttcctcaaattcattttaaaatgttctcctgctaatttccacttatggccatgatgCCTAGTATTTAAACTACCATTGAAATAGCTATTTGggtgaacagcatccagacctgttagaatcttatatacctggatcatggccccccttagtctcctttgcttgaggctgaacagattcagctcagctaacctctcctcataagacattcctctaagaccaggaatctgTCAGGGCTGTGgggcaggcgagcagggctggccggacaggacaggcaggtcaggcgagacgggcttgggtgtgtggccagcaggaggtgccgcaggcagagcaggcacctcggcgggcgtgggtgcaggcggaggcagCACCGGAACCGCAGACGCAGCCACAGGCACCACCatcacgtggccaacagggggcgcaaacgcagccacctcaggcaattcgggtgccggcaggactggcgagacaggcagttcgggtgccggcaggacaggcgagacaggctgtgcaggagccggcaggacgggcgccgccatcccgcggccagcagggggcgccgtcgcgggcgccgccatcacgcggccggcagggggcgccgcagcgggcgccgccatcacgcggccagcagggggcgccgcagcggccgCCTCGGGCATTGCcctaggcagagcaggcaggacaggcgggtcaggcaggacaggcaggacaggcgggtccgctggcaaagcggcggaagctgcagcaggcggtgccgcgggcagagcggcggcagctgcagcaggcaggacaagcgggtcaggcaggacaggcggagctgctggcatcgcggccTCAgaagcaggcggtgccgcgggcagagcggcgacatcAGCAGCGGGCGGCgcggccgcgggcagagcggcggcatcagccgCGGGCGGCgcggccgcgggcagagcggcggcggcagcaggcagcgcagccgcgggcagagcggcggcggcagcaggcagcgcagccgcgggcagatccggaacatgcaggtccggatcaaacaggtccggagcaggcaggaggggtgctgagcgcgtaggcgccctccctttaagggctctagcGACCCGGGGAATAGCTTCCCTAACAGCGCGTATTCCACCCTGacccaggcgcgccggccggtaaTTATACGCCTCCaatggaggcggcttctccTCATCACGAGGCTTACCAGCAGGGCTGAGCGGGTAGGTGGCAGCGGGGttctcccaggcggggagcagagagcaggctcctaggtagagCGTCGgggctgcttccgccagctctctgctccgcctCTCCCGGCTGCTCGTGAGgtgctggctcaggcggcgaaggcatttccgtgccttctgcagcgggtactgttgccCGGGCGGGCGTTCCTTTGCCAGGAGGTCCGCGCCCTGCTGGGCTAGCTGCAGGGCcgcggggtcctcctggacctcgggctgggatcgccagtacacaaagtcttgcaggagaccgagccggtggtgctcggtctcccgcgttgtGTTGTTgcagagatctgtcattctgtcagggctgtggggcaggcgagcaggaaagcaggcaagcggagccgtgaCGTCGGACGAACAGGGTTTTAATGTTAAGACGATGGCTGACAGGCACAAACAccaagacaatacaatgacagatctggggaagacagactgagactcggactaaatacaaaaagactaggcagaaataacaggacacagatgatcacaattggtaatcacacgaggtaacgaggtgggcgtggcacacatcgggatcgaacggagcggatcgtgacagaatcattctcctctaagaccaggaatcattctcgtagccctacgttgcaccctttccaaggcagcaatgtccttcttaaggtatggtgaccaaacctgcacacaatattctaggtggggtcttaccaaggaattatataatcgtagcatcacttcccttgacgtaaactccacacacctagagctataacccaacatcctagtaggccttttacagtgcccacttttaatattaattggggCTTTCCGTCTTTCTCCActtatattcttaactaaccaaatttgaaatatatattgtgtgtatatctagtatgtgtacatattttattctcGGATTCTATTTTATGCCTCGGATTCTGTTTAATTGTAAGATTTACTATGCATCTGCTGGCGCGTTCCAAACTAAATCTCATTGCACTTACtatgacaataaaatatctttttgTCCCGGGTCCCGGGTCCCTGTCCCCCTCTGGTCTTGTATTCTAGCATCTGGTCTGTCGTTTTTTCCCTGTTGTGACTTTCCCTCATCCGTCTGCCTAGTACAGATCCCCTCTCCGGCCGACCTCGCATGCCTGGAGTACATGCGTCGGGGAGGGTTCTGTGACACCCGCAGTCcttgcctctcgtttcagcccctgtgtggatgatcccaggtgcctctcgtttacTCCCTCATCTGtgatgtatttaagtgcctcctCATCCTGAGCTCTCCAGTCTGCTCATTGTATTCTTATGTGTGTGATGTCATGTTATGTTGTTGCTGCCTGCCTGTGctcccagtggcctgtactacgaagcggggttactggcttatcggggtaacttgttggatttaaggtagtctgggcaaaatgtaagtgagcgaatatgaagtccatttaaactgtggtaccttaaatctgacaagttaccccgataagccagtaaccccgcttcgtaatacaggccactggtctgctctgtgttacagtCTGATCATTTTTGGCCCCCTGTGCTCCTTTTCCTTTCGCCTTACTTGCCGTTTTGTCTAAACAAAGCCCCTTTTGATTTTCCCCATCTTTGCCTTCGCTTCCTTTCTTCCCGCTATGTGACAAACTCTCTGCCGACCACAGAATTTGAatcggtgaccttctgatcacgagCACAGCATCCTCACCCACTACCACAACAGAGTCTTATAACAGCGCCATCAGGCAACACATTAGCAAAAAATCTTTttacctcctgtacatgctgttTAAAGTCTATTCAGAAATTGAATTTATAAGTTATGCAACAAATAGCAATTGTTATAgtcagttttattatttttaaaagctaaGAATGCATTCACTTAGAGGGCATTAACTTTCCTACtaactttatattttgtgttcAAAACGTCAGTCATAACAtgaaactgtataaatataaatctgtcaATCAAACATCTAAACTCTGCAAAAATGACGTGTGTATAGGGTAACCACAATGACTTGCTTTAGTATCAGATGTAATTAATCCATCAAAAagtgattttaatttttaaaactacATTTAAGACATAGAAAAGCAATACTCATTACTAATATGGGGAACAGCCTATCAGGATcataaatattattatgatttGTTTTTGAATAATACACGCAAGATATATATCGCATCGCGGTCCGTTGCCATGGATACAGTTGCGGGATTCGAACCTGAACTGTGGAAAAGACCACTGTGAAAACCTAAAGCACACGAAAAGACATTGAGTCCTGAGAAGACATTGAAAGAAGTTGACAACGAACTGCATTTCAGGGAAACAACAGCTACCACAACAATATACAGATCACTAAGGTTGAGCGGGATTCCCTGCGATCACCAAAAGGTACAGCGATCATCTCTGAAAGCGCCTCGCTTCGCTGGGGTCAGCTCTACAAAGTGGGGCGCGTTTGGTTCCTACCGCCTGCCTGGTGCCCGTATTCGTTATTttgctctttttaaaaaaatttaaaaatcagtgtAAAGAGTAAAGTGTTTAAAGGTTTTATTAAAGAGAAATTAGATCTTTTCATCCAAATCGAGTGTTTAATTCAAAAATTACTCAGTCAAATACTCCGTTTCGTCAAAGTTTTCATAAGTCATTTTTTTACTTCAAGACCATCAGAAAGAAGAAAACTAAACATTCTTTCACAACAAGTTCCTTGCAGTTAAAGTAAGCTTTCTTT is a genomic window containing:
- the LOC140581970 gene encoding speedy protein A-like isoform X1, whose product is MARCAHFRRQHLIQQEAQDPSRQDCSGPEQQEESIVMEQQEMAAFFTLLDDDLIQDFLCMDSCYKMTDKYLLAMTFIYFRRAHFTPSEQTRMNFFIALYLANMMEEEEMGTRFEIFPWALGETWTSQFPTFLKKKDQLWARMEYRTAVSSRCCEEVMAIVPSHSLWKRERPEHHSGAQRHYDREGLQRPRGPSAAPIACTLCDRRTIQTQEPCASEHAGSPESSAQGGEAEEDGALVRINEERRGSKRTRDGQLKDHSCCPDPLEGPSHPDPRGRPQDLGFPSGAHVGALVPGWIIVQPGFYMIQPHFWIPASWPGLPAPQP
- the LOC140581970 gene encoding speedy protein A-like isoform X2; this encodes MARCAHFRRQHLIQQEAQDPSRQDCSGPEQQEESIVMEQQEMAAFFTLLDDDLIQDFLCMDSCYKMTDKYLLAMTFIYFRRAHFTPSEQTRMNFFIALYLANMMEEEEMGTRFEIFPWALGETWTSQFPTFLKKKDQLWARMEYRTAVSSRCCEEVMAIVPSHSLWKRERPEHHSGAQRHYDREGLQRPRGPSAAPIACTLCDRRTIQTQEPCASEHAGSPESSAQGGEAEEDGALVRINEERGSKRTRDGQLKDHSCCPDPLEGPSHPDPRGRPQDLGFPSGAHVGALVPGWIIVQPGFYMIQPHFWIPASWPGLPAPQP